In Aegilops tauschii subsp. strangulata cultivar AL8/78 chromosome 3, Aet v6.0, whole genome shotgun sequence, one genomic interval encodes:
- the LOC109759925 gene encoding ABC transporter A family member 8 — MFLECPDVDCIQGLSLWRKSASVINDELFKGYRQRGSGGGKTNEFVAGYDFLNTSKDSLDINIWFNSTYNRKVAYSPIAILRVPRLVNMASNAYIKFLKGSGAKMLLEYVKDMPKVGSKLKVQINSILSTLLFTWIVELIFPVMLTYLVYEKQQKLKIMMKMHGLKDGPYWMINYAYFFGLSAVYMILFVIFGSLIGLRLFTKNDYSIQFVFYLIHINVQIVLAFFASSFFSSVKIATVVGYIYVFGSGLLGGFLLHFFIEDTSFPKGSIVVMQMIPGFSLYRGLYEFSAFSGNENGTGGMKWANLSDPVNGMRTILIIMVIEWAILLPLAFYFDNVSLLDGRLRKRMLVFFKCFRMRAVSFKRYSFGRLGSNVLVEMENPDATLEREVVDHLLLEPNSNYATICDNLKKVYHGMDGNPDKLAVRGLSLAIPKGQCFGILGPNGAGKTSFISMMTGLIPPTSGTAYVHGMDIRTDMDAIYTNMGVCPQHDLLWETLTGKEHLLFYGRLKNLKGVELLKAIDYSLKSVNLFHGGIGDKQVRKYSGGMKRRLSVAISLIGDPKVVFMDEPSTGLDPASRNKLWSVVKEAKKNRAIILTTHSMEEAEIVCDRLGIFVNGGFRCIANPKELKARYGGTYIFTMTTSLEHEQEVAQLVHRLSPSAKRIYHISGTQKFELAKQEVKIANVFHEVESAKCRFNIHAWGLTDTTLEDVFIKVAKGA; from the exons ATGTTCCTTGAATGTCCAGATGTGGACTGCATTCAAGGTTTATCCTTATGGCGTAAAAGTGCGTCGGTCATCAATGATGAACTATTTAAGGGTTATAGACAACGAGgaagtggaggaggaaagacaaaTGAATTTGTTGCAG GTTACGACTTCTTGAACACAAGCAAGGACAGTCTTGACATTAatatttggttcaattctaccTATAACAGAAAGGTTGCGTATTCACCCATTGCAATATTACGAGTTCCACGCTTGGTCAACATG GCGTCCAATGCATACATCAAATTCCTCAAAGGAAGTGGAGCGAAAATGTTGCTCGAATATGTTAAAGATATGCCTAAAGTAGGATCAAAGTTAAAAGTTCAAATTAATTCTATTCTTAGTACACTATTATTCACATGGATTGTGGAACTAATCTTTCCG GTTATGCTAACATATCTCGTGTATGAGAAGCAACAGAAGCTTAAAATTATGATGAAGATGCATGGTTTGAAAGATGGTCCTTACTGGATGATAAATTATGCTTACTTCTTCGGTCTATCAGCTGTCTatatgatattgtttgtcattttTGGCTCCTTGATAG GTTTGCGTTTGTTTACAAAAAATGACTATAGCATTCAGTTTGTTTTCTACTTAATACACATAAATGTGCAGATTGTACTTGCATTTTTCGCGTCATCCTTCTTTTCTTCTGTCAAAATAGCCACAG TGGTTGGTTACATCTATGTATTTGGTTCTGGTTTACTAGGGGGGTTTCTTCTGCATTTTTTCATTGAGGATACAAGTTTCCCGA AGGGTTCGATAGTAGTCATGCAGATGATCCCTGGATTTTCACTTTACCGAGGATTATACGAGTTTAGTGCATTCTCTGGAAATGAAAATGGAACAGGTGGTATGAAGTGGGCTAATTTGAGTGATCCGGTCAATGGAATGCGTACCATATTGATTATTATGGTTATCGAGTGGGCAATACTTCTCCCATTGGCATTTTATTTCGATAATGTTTCATTATTGGATGGGAGACTTCGAAAAAGGATGTTAGTCTTCTTTAAATGTTTTAGAATGCGAGCAGTATCATTCAAGAGATATAGCTTTGGGCGACTAGGATCTAATGTACTAGTTGAAATGGAGAACCCTGACGCTACTCTAGAG AGAGAGGTAGTTGACCATCTTCTGTTGGAACCTAATTCAAACTATGCTACTATATGTGATAACCTAAAAAAGGTGTATCATGGAATGGATGGGAACCCTGACAAGCTTGCAGTTCGTGGGTTGTCCCTTGCCATCCCAAAAGGCCAATGTTTTGGAATACTTGGCCCGAATGGGGCTGGGAAAACATCCTTCATCAGTATG ATGACTGGTCTCATTCCACCCACATCTGGTACTGCTTATGTCCATGGAATGGATATACGGACTGATATGGATGCCATCTACACAAATATGGGTGTCTGCCCACAACACGA CTTACTTTGGGAAACATTAACGGGAAAAGAGCATCTGTTATTTTATGGGAGACTAAAGAATCTTAAAGGTGTTGAATTACTGAAG GCAATTGATTATTCTCTGAAGAGTGTTAATCTATTCCATGGCGGTATCGGCGATAAGCAAGTGAGAAAGTATAGTGGGGGCATGAAACGAAGGCTAAGTGTCGCAATCTCTTTGATTGGGGATCCCAAA GTTGTTTTCATGGACGAGCCAAGCACTGGACTAGATCCAGCCTCAAGAAATAAACTGTGGAGTGTTGTGAAGGAGGCAAAGAAAAACCGAGCCATTATTCTTACAA CACATTCAATGGAGGAGGCAGAGATAGTATGTGATAGACTCGGTATTTTTGTTAATGGTGGTTTCCGATGCATTGCAAATCCAAAAGAG CTAAAAGCTAGATATGGGGGCACCTACATCTTCACAATGACAACATCTTTGGAACATGAACAAGAGGTTGCCCAGCTGGTTCACCGTTTGTCGCCAAGTGCAAAAAGGATATATCACATATCTGGAACACAAAAATTTGAGCTAGCAAAGCAGGAGGTGAAGATAG